One region of Quercus lobata isolate SW786 chromosome 2, ValleyOak3.0 Primary Assembly, whole genome shotgun sequence genomic DNA includes:
- the LOC115976320 gene encoding uncharacterized protein LOC115976320, producing MDSAKQRIRAAAARQKEERKNKEAAGEASSTPKVVAKATKRKPDGDDSRPLKKAAVTPRDEPLKEKSLPKPSHGAGKGVMTSAGPVSEGPCRLLTHKDYAVGEVGSLIKPTDIEPCDQVGTEELGASALFDLTRALVRVKALQDRCVAKEGVVTRVRSHNKSLMNQQAQYKDAVRTLNTELQEVKEKLTESSSRSDKLQEEVTALGEKLQTAGADAIRDFKASQAFFDSCGEYYGTGFEDCLQQVASAYPELDLSGITMGDGDDSLRQSTPRRDDSVVLAQPAANPAASDSPAVIVDADGKNADVPAP from the exons atGGACTCTGCGAAGCAAAGGATAAGGGCCGCCGCAGCCCGtcagaaggaggagagaaagaATAAGGAGGCGGCAGGGGAGGCCTCGTCAACTCCAAAGGTCGTCGCTAAGGCGACGAAGAGGAAGCCTGACGGTGATGACAGCCGTCCCTTAAAGAAAGCTGCCGTCACTCCAAGGGACGAACCACTGAAGGAGAAGTCCCTTCCCAAGCCTAGTCATGGTGCGGGCAAGGGGGTGATGACTTCTGCCGGTCCCGTCAGCGAGGGCCCCTGCCGTCTCCTGACCCACAAGGATTATGCCGTCGGGGAGGTTGGGTCCCTGATTAAACCGACGGATATTGAACCTTGTGACCAGGTGGGGACGGAGGAACTAGGGGCGTCAGCCCTTTTTGACCTTACCAGG GCCTTGGTTCGTGTCAAGGCCCTTCAAGATCGTTGTGTGGCGAAGGAGGGGGTCGTCACTCGAGTCCGCAGTCACAATAAAAGCCTGATGAACCAGCAAGCTCAGTACAAGGATGCCGTCCGTACCCTCAACACGGAGCTGCAAGAAGTTAAGGAGAAGCTGACGGAGAGCAGTAGTCGGAGTGATAAACTCCAGGAAGAGGTGACGGCTCTGGGCGAAAAGCTGCAGACGGCGGGGGCTGACGCGATCAGAGATTTCAAAGCGTCGCAGGCTTTCTTTGACTCGTGTGGCGAATATTATGGCACCGGGTTTGAAGACTGCCTTCAGCAAGTCGCGTCGGCCTACCCGGAGTTGGATTTATCCGGGATCACCATGGGTGATGGAGACGACAGCCTCCGTCAGTCTACTCCGAGGCGCGACGACAGCGTGGTCCTGGCCCAGCCTGCTGCTAATCCTGCTGCTTCTGATTCTCCTGCTGTGATTGTGGATGCTGACGGCAAGAATGCTGATGTTCCTGCCCCTTAG